A portion of the Acidobacteriaceae bacterium genome contains these proteins:
- a CDS encoding glycosyltransferase family 9 protein, protein MPRALVVKLGAIGDVVMAIPGARALQEQGWTIDWVCGRAAAQVLRLYGWINVLEVDDKALLGGKPAAILALWRRLLAQRYDLVATLYYDSRYRVLTLPVRAKRKFLLSATEREFSLLPGRHHTDEYARLLLGRKDDVLPQQLAPVLPDTLPESPLARVAGKARVVMVAAGARNALRDDALRRWPVESYVAVARELIARGHEVVLAGGPDDRWASEHFASLGVVDVTAKFALPETIALFASADVVCTHDTGPLHLAGITQAGIVAVFGPVDPRGRLPQRHNSVALLGRGRLCLQTLLRRARLRGVQR, encoded by the coding sequence ATGCCGCGTGCGCTTGTCGTAAAGCTAGGAGCGATTGGCGACGTCGTCATGGCGATCCCCGGAGCGCGCGCCCTGCAGGAGCAGGGCTGGACGATTGACTGGGTATGCGGTCGCGCTGCGGCGCAGGTGCTTCGCCTTTATGGCTGGATCAATGTGCTCGAGGTGGACGACAAGGCGCTGCTGGGTGGAAAGCCTGCGGCGATTCTTGCGTTGTGGCGAAGGCTTCTGGCCCAACGATATGACCTGGTGGCGACGCTTTATTACGACAGCCGATATCGCGTGCTGACGCTGCCGGTGCGGGCGAAGCGGAAGTTTTTGCTGTCGGCTACGGAGCGCGAGTTTTCGCTGCTGCCCGGTCGGCACCATACGGACGAGTATGCGCGGCTGCTGCTGGGGCGTAAGGATGATGTCCTGCCGCAGCAGTTGGCTCCTGTGCTGCCGGATACGTTGCCGGAGAGCCCACTGGCGCGTGTCGCGGGCAAGGCCCGGGTGGTGATGGTGGCGGCTGGTGCTCGCAATGCGTTGCGTGACGATGCGCTGCGCCGCTGGCCGGTGGAGAGCTATGTGGCCGTGGCGCGGGAACTGATCGCTCGCGGACATGAAGTGGTGCTGGCGGGCGGGCCGGACGATCGCTGGGCTTCGGAACACTTTGCGTCGCTGGGTGTGGTGGATGTGACGGCGAAGTTTGCGTTGCCGGAGACGATTGCCTTGTTCGCCAGCGCGGATGTGGTTTGCACGCACGACACCGGGCCGCTGCACCTGGCGGGCATCACGCAGGCGGGTATCGTAGCGGTGTTTGGGCCGGTGGATCCGCGCGGGCGTTTGCCACAGCGGCATAACTCCGTGGCGCTACTGGGGCGGGGAAGGCTTTGCCTGCAGACCCTGCTACGACGGGCGCGATTACGCGGCGTGCAGCGATAA
- a CDS encoding group 1 glycosyl transferase, translating to MNRAACTIVSPNYLAYAYVLAESYLRAHPGHRFFVLIVANLTDATPFSGHGFEPVMLGEIGVANLHAEAMKYDILELNTNVKPAFMLHLLAKHGLDTLVYLDPDIFVYSPLSPVFEALDAGASAVLTPHMTTPVWDGKQPGEQDLLFNGTYNLGFVAVSGSEESRKLLSWWDVRCLEAGFSEGRTGLFVDQKWMNLVPGLFADVFITRDAGLNMAYWNLHERRLMDTPEGFAVENPVSGLTPLRFYHFSGVVVTDEAVLSKHTNRFTLAGRPDVVRLFAEYKAAVRAAKVAVAKAEALPYGFDALTDGTTVTRLARRLYAAHQKHFVGSDPFDSNGAFAAFAKEQKLVAGVVAPAKETWKDFNPRDRRVDMVHKLLGWALKLVGPHKYELLMRYLGHISVLRNQSVFLRDSRWPEEGK from the coding sequence ATGAATCGAGCCGCCTGCACCATCGTTTCGCCAAACTATCTTGCCTATGCGTATGTCCTGGCCGAGTCGTATCTGCGTGCTCATCCCGGACATCGTTTCTTCGTGTTGATCGTTGCTAACCTGACCGATGCCACGCCATTTAGTGGGCATGGGTTTGAGCCCGTGATGCTGGGCGAGATCGGCGTGGCGAACCTGCACGCTGAGGCGATGAAGTACGACATCCTGGAGCTGAATACGAACGTGAAGCCTGCGTTCATGCTCCACCTGCTTGCAAAGCATGGGCTGGATACGCTGGTCTACCTCGACCCGGACATCTTTGTGTACTCTCCGCTGTCGCCTGTCTTTGAGGCGCTGGATGCAGGCGCAAGCGCTGTTCTAACGCCGCACATGACGACGCCGGTGTGGGACGGCAAACAGCCGGGTGAGCAGGATCTTCTCTTCAACGGAACGTATAACCTCGGCTTCGTCGCGGTCTCTGGTTCTGAGGAGTCGCGCAAGCTGCTGTCGTGGTGGGATGTGCGCTGCCTGGAGGCTGGCTTCAGCGAAGGCCGAACTGGCTTGTTTGTCGACCAGAAGTGGATGAACCTTGTACCGGGGTTGTTTGCCGACGTCTTCATCACGAGGGATGCGGGGCTGAACATGGCGTATTGGAACCTGCATGAACGCAGGCTGATGGACACGCCTGAAGGCTTTGCTGTCGAGAACCCTGTGAGCGGGCTGACCCCGCTGCGGTTCTATCACTTCTCCGGAGTTGTGGTCACGGATGAAGCGGTGCTCTCGAAGCATACGAACCGCTTCACGCTGGCAGGACGGCCCGACGTGGTGCGTTTGTTTGCCGAATACAAAGCTGCCGTTCGTGCGGCGAAGGTGGCTGTGGCGAAGGCCGAGGCATTGCCTTATGGGTTCGATGCTTTGACCGACGGGACGACCGTGACGCGGCTGGCTCGCAGGCTTTATGCGGCGCACCAGAAGCACTTCGTGGGCAGCGATCCTTTTGATAGCAACGGAGCTTTTGCGGCGTTTGCGAAGGAGCAGAAGCTTGTGGCAGGCGTCGTGGCTCCGGCGAAGGAGACGTGGAAGGACTTCAACCCGCGTGACCGTCGTGTGGACATGGTGCACAAGCTGCTGGGCTGGGCGCTGAAGCTGGTAGGGCCGCATAAGTATGAGCTGTTGATGCGGTATCTCGGACACATCTCCGTGCTGCGCAATCAGTCTGTGTTTCTGCGTGACAGCCGCTGGCCCGAAGAAGGGAAGTAG